From the genome of Gloeomargarita sp. SRBZ-1_bins_9, one region includes:
- a CDS encoding LCP family protein, with protein MSSAAVGGGLAWFLHSTPLQQRWLSQEEAKTFFGEPLTGGFWGVPELRRPVHVLFLGIKVLSLDAQAGYYKRVNDFEGLTDTMMLLRFDPTTDTVTILSLPRDTQVLIKNDPYSKLNEANARGGPALAAETVSALLGGVPIDRYVRVNPMAIEALVDAIGGITINVPRELKYQDDSQHLYIHLRPGPQRLNGRQALHFLLYRQDGLGDIGRIQRQQMFMRAFQEQALTPQTLTRLPQILAVIKEYVDTNLTGEELVALVRFVQQTPREKLQMLLLPGQFGGSGRLASYWIPDPTRIQQMAVQHFGLEAAPPLQKDISFAQLEVVLQDSTGDRDAIPALTEHLLRAGYRRLYREVPWHETLNQTVIIAQQGNLQAAQAVRDALGFGEVRVDSTGILNSDVTVRIGRDWRFYLKN; from the coding sequence GTGAGTTCGGCGGCGGTGGGGGGTGGCTTGGCCTGGTTTTTGCACAGCACGCCCCTGCAACAGCGTTGGTTGAGCCAGGAGGAGGCGAAAACCTTTTTTGGGGAACCCCTGACCGGTGGTTTTTGGGGGGTACCGGAATTGCGACGCCCGGTGCATGTCCTGTTTCTGGGAATTAAGGTGCTGTCGCTGGATGCCCAGGCGGGTTACTATAAGCGGGTCAATGATTTTGAGGGGTTGACCGACACGATGATGTTGTTGCGGTTTGACCCCACGACTGACACGGTGACGATTCTGTCCCTGCCCCGGGATACCCAGGTGCTGATCAAAAATGACCCCTACAGCAAGTTAAACGAGGCCAACGCCAGAGGTGGTCCTGCGTTAGCGGCGGAGACGGTCAGCGCCCTGTTGGGGGGAGTCCCCATTGACCGGTATGTGCGGGTAAATCCGATGGCCATTGAAGCCCTGGTGGATGCCATCGGCGGTATTACGATCAACGTGCCTAGGGAACTGAAATACCAAGACGACAGCCAGCATCTCTACATCCATCTCCGGCCGGGACCCCAAAGGCTCAATGGCAGACAGGCGTTGCATTTTCTCCTGTATCGTCAGGACGGGCTGGGGGACATTGGCCGGATTCAACGGCAGCAGATGTTTATGCGGGCTTTTCAGGAGCAGGCCTTAACCCCCCAAACCCTGACCCGGTTGCCCCAGATTTTGGCCGTCATCAAGGAATATGTGGACACCAACCTTACGGGGGAAGAATTGGTGGCCCTGGTGCGGTTTGTTCAGCAGACGCCGCGGGAGAAACTCCAGATGCTCCTCTTGCCGGGCCAATTTGGGGGCAGCGGTCGCCTGGCCAGCTATTGGATTCCCGACCCTACCCGCATCCAGCAGATGGCCGTCCAACACTTTGGCCTAGAGGCAGCACCGCCTCTACAAAAGGACATCAGTTTTGCCCAGTTAGAGGTCGTACTGCAAGACAGCACCGGCGACCGGGACGCGATTCCGGCTTTGACGGAGCATCTGTTGCGGGCGGGTTACCGGCGGCTCTATCGCGAGGTCCCCTGGCACGAGACGCTCAACCAAACGGTGATCATTGCCCAGCAGGGGAACCTCCAGGCGGCGCAGGCGGTGCGGGATGCTTTGGGGTTTGGGGAAGTGCGAGTTGATAGCACCGGCATCCTCAATTCCGATGTCACGGTGCGAATTGGCCGAGATTGGCGATTCTATCTCAAGAATTAG
- a CDS encoding right-handed parallel beta-helix repeat-containing protein yields the protein MMVLFSIGIHLTEWAGIRRTAPATTATIQTLLAQAGHQPLELPDGTLSLATASFVQQLGALPTRRNAITIEQQRIRDDIIARGPDGQPYEVFHVVVGAAGGNGTAENPFGTIQPALNAAANGNNSLVYVRSGNNTGLAPFTVPSGTQVFSSAVNYPLPVRTRFNPIRTITIPAIAGDVRPVVQGTFGPGNLASGQAVITLGSNTTLAGFEVQITDTLPVGGTPGRRGIAAVGSENIRILHNVVNNALGEGIYLENVQGRAEIINNTVMGTRSNIGAFADFNGAIFLTNSQGNINAVMQGNTVTVPAGATEVDGIEINLCRSGAPFIACSGPAFGRYLVTGNTVTAPGATGGADGIDFNFGTGAHAIVQILNNTINQFPDKAISFGGIGSNNVAALIGNNAISNVGDNGIHIRPRENSNFRSSVTIDGVTVSGITITNNSISNVGGRGIDVRLDDDGGLLAANTAQADVELRNNTITNAGQDGIRLRTEQGGQLNAVVQGNTVNASGGSGGDAGIFLRSEGTSRLNATLVNNVVTNTATGRDAGVLGRADNNSTMCLQIQFNRSQNPAIAKDFRLRRNAATANLQLFGITSPLPVAANSSGLRSALEAQGNIANVSADSRFQVQSNSVQVPTAICTFP from the coding sequence ATGATGGTTTTGTTTAGTATTGGTATCCATCTCACGGAATGGGCAGGCATCAGACGGACTGCACCAGCAACTACAGCAACTATACAAACTCTACTCGCTCAGGCAGGCCACCAACCTCTAGAACTTCCAGACGGGACCTTGTCTTTAGCAACGGCAAGTTTTGTACAACAGTTAGGAGCTTTACCTACACGCCGAAATGCCATTACGATAGAACAGCAGCGTATTCGTGATGACATTATTGCACGGGGACCGGACGGTCAACCCTACGAAGTTTTCCATGTTGTTGTTGGGGCAGCGGGGGGAAATGGAACCGCAGAGAACCCCTTTGGTACGATACAACCTGCCTTGAACGCCGCAGCGAACGGGAATAACTCCTTGGTTTATGTGCGCTCCGGTAATAACACAGGCTTAGCACCTTTTACTGTTCCGTCAGGCACCCAAGTCTTTTCTAGTGCCGTCAACTACCCATTACCGGTGCGTACTCGCTTTAACCCTATACGCACCATCACGATTCCCGCTATAGCCGGTGATGTACGACCGGTGGTGCAAGGAACCTTCGGGCCGGGTAATTTGGCTAGTGGTCAGGCGGTCATTACCCTAGGGAGCAATACCACCTTGGCCGGTTTTGAGGTGCAAATTACCGATACATTACCCGTTGGTGGTACGCCAGGTCGTCGAGGTATTGCCGCTGTCGGCTCTGAAAATATACGCATTCTACATAATGTAGTCAATAACGCCTTGGGTGAAGGTATCTATCTAGAGAATGTGCAGGGTAGAGCTGAAATTATCAACAATACTGTTATGGGTACCCGTTCTAACATAGGTGCTTTTGCAGATTTTAATGGGGCTATTTTCTTGACCAACTCCCAGGGGAACATTAACGCGGTTATGCAGGGTAATACGGTCACGGTTCCGGCAGGAGCAACGGAAGTTGATGGTATCGAGATTAATTTGTGTCGCAGTGGCGCTCCCTTCATAGCTTGCAGTGGCCCGGCCTTCGGTCGCTATCTGGTGACGGGTAATACGGTCACAGCTCCAGGAGCTACGGGCGGTGCCGACGGGATTGACTTCAATTTTGGTACAGGTGCCCATGCTATCGTGCAGATTCTTAATAATACTATCAATCAATTTCCGGATAAGGCGATTAGCTTTGGTGGCATAGGTAGTAACAATGTAGCGGCCCTTATCGGCAATAATGCAATTAGTAATGTCGGTGATAACGGTATTCACATCCGACCACGAGAAAATTCTAACTTCCGCTCATCAGTAACCATTGATGGTGTAACCGTCAGCGGTATTACGATTACGAACAACTCTATCAGTAATGTGGGGGGACGGGGTATTGATGTCCGCCTTGATGATGATGGTGGCTTACTGGCCGCTAACACAGCTCAAGCTGATGTCGAGCTGCGAAATAATACTATAACCAATGCCGGTCAAGATGGCATCCGTTTACGCACTGAGCAGGGGGGCCAACTCAATGCCGTAGTTCAAGGAAACACGGTCAATGCAAGCGGTGGCTCTGGTGGTGATGCGGGTATTTTCTTGCGTTCTGAAGGCACGTCTCGATTAAATGCCACCTTAGTTAATAACGTGGTCACAAATACGGCAACCGGTCGGGATGCGGGTGTTTTGGGCCGTGCCGATAACAACTCAACCATGTGTCTCCAAATCCAATTCAACCGCTCGCAGAATCCTGCCATTGCCAAGGATTTCCGTTTACGACGGAATGCAGCAACAGCCAATCTCCAACTTTTCGGCATTACCAGCCCACTACCAGTAGCAGCTAATAGCTCTGGCCTACGGTCTGCTCTCGAGGCTCAGGGAAATATAGCCAATGTAAGCGCTGATAGTCGTTTCCAAGTTCAGAGTAACTCGGTACAAGTACCAACGGCCATCTGTACTTTCCCCTAA
- a CDS encoding ABC transporter permease — MAWRSLGARRLRAFLTMLGVVIGIASVIIVTAVGQGVQQATAQEIQNLGTNLLQVQAAPPRVRGIAQAVTAVSTLTLEDAQAVATQAPSVQAVAPYLTRQRQVTYGTENTLTLVNGVDEHFWEVRQFTVDQGRVFTPTELETAQSVVVLGATVARDLFGRESPLGKSVRIQGDRYEVIGVLAPKGTTGGFDQDDQVFIPLKNMAARIVGQNALQGIAISGFWVQVPDESEMEAAQFQITNLLRIRHNIYPPQPDDFRINNQGDIISAFTAITGLLTVMVGAIAAISLVVGGIGIANIMLVSVVERTREIGIRKAVGATEGAILHQFLTEAILVSLCGGLVGLLLGILAAWGAAQLLNIPFVLAPWAITAALLLSAVVGLVAGVAPAQYAARLDPIVALRTE, encoded by the coding sequence ATGGCCTGGCGTTCCCTGGGGGCGCGGCGCTTACGGGCGTTTTTGACCATGCTGGGGGTGGTCATCGGCATTGCGTCGGTGATTATCGTAACAGCCGTGGGACAAGGGGTGCAACAAGCTACGGCGCAGGAAATTCAAAATCTAGGCACCAATCTCCTGCAGGTGCAGGCGGCTCCCCCCCGGGTGCGGGGCATTGCCCAAGCGGTGACAGCCGTGAGTACCTTGACGCTGGAGGATGCCCAGGCGGTAGCAACACAAGCGCCCTCGGTGCAAGCGGTAGCTCCCTATCTGACGCGACAACGCCAGGTCACCTACGGCACAGAAAACACCCTGACCCTGGTCAACGGCGTGGATGAACACTTCTGGGAGGTGCGCCAGTTTACGGTGGATCAAGGGCGGGTGTTTACCCCCACCGAGTTAGAAACGGCCCAATCGGTGGTGGTCCTGGGGGCGACGGTGGCGCGGGACCTGTTTGGCCGGGAATCTCCCTTGGGGAAATCGGTACGGATTCAAGGGGACCGCTACGAGGTGATTGGGGTGCTGGCGCCCAAGGGCACTACCGGCGGCTTTGACCAGGATGACCAGGTGTTTATTCCCCTCAAGAACATGGCCGCCCGCATTGTGGGGCAAAACGCGCTCCAGGGCATTGCCATCAGTGGCTTCTGGGTGCAAGTACCGGATGAATCGGAGATGGAGGCGGCCCAATTCCAAATCACGAACCTTTTGCGCATCCGCCACAACATCTACCCGCCCCAGCCGGATGACTTTCGCATCAACAACCAGGGGGACATCATCAGCGCTTTTACGGCAATAACCGGCCTGCTGACGGTGATGGTGGGTGCCATTGCGGCCATCTCCCTCGTCGTGGGGGGCATCGGCATTGCCAATATCATGCTGGTGTCCGTGGTGGAGCGCACCCGGGAAATCGGCATCCGCAAGGCGGTGGGGGCGACCGAAGGGGCAATCCTCCATCAATTTCTCACTGAAGCCATTCTCGTGTCCCTATGCGGCGGTCTGGTGGGTTTGCTGCTGGGTATTCTGGCCGCCTGGGGAGCCGCCCAACTTCTCAATATTCCCTTTGTGTTAGCGCCCTGGGCCATCACTGCCGCCTTGCTCCTGTCTGCGGTCGTCGGTTTGGTCGCCGGTGTGGCCCCTGCCCAGTATGCCGCCCGGTTGGACCCCATCGTGGCCCTGCGCACTGAGTAG